The sequence below is a genomic window from Corythoichthys intestinalis isolate RoL2023-P3 chromosome 4, ASM3026506v1, whole genome shotgun sequence.
CCTACCACATGTCGTGACGATGTACTGTATATCGCCAGCCGTGTGTAGGCTTAGGGTTTCAAATTGGCCTCCCTCtgagaaaaaagtttggaaGCCCCTGACGGAGATATGCGTTACTACTCCACGTATTAGTAACTTGTGAGGCGTCTCTGCAGAAATGATGAACCGTGAGGCCGCCGCCCAGTCCTCAGTCGCCGTAAGACTCGACCGCCTTCTCTTGGAAGGCGGACAGCTGCTTCATCTGCTCCGTCTGCATGGAGTGTCTTCTCATCAGTTTCTTTTTGCATTTCAAGTCGGACCCGCGTTTGGGCGAGGCGGGGGCCACGGGGACCCGGATCTTGTGAGCGCCGCGCGTCGGTGAGGGGGGCTCGCCGACGTCTGCGGCTCCTCTATGGAGTTTGACGTTGAGAGGCGGCAGGAAACCGCAAGGGAGCCTGCCGTGGGAAAGGCGCTCCAGCGGGAAGGTCCCGGAGCCGCGCCGCTCCGGGATACCGGGCCGCCGCCCGCTCGGGTCGTTGCCGTCGTACCTCCGCCGCTTCTCGGGAGATCCGGGGACGGATCCCGGGACCCGACGGCGCTCGCTCCCGCTCGGCTCCGGACCGGCAGAGATCTCGCCGCGCTCGACGCTCCACAAATACGGGACGGGGCGACGTTGAACCtcgtccgcccggccggagggGGCGCGGAACTCGGCACCGAAGCGCTCCGCCGCTTTGGGCTCGTGGGTCTCGATGCTGTGTCGCCGCGCCGTCGGAGGTCGGGCGGGCTCGCCGATAAACGCGGCGTCCATCCGTTGACTCAGACGGGCCACGCTCTCCGTGGGAAGCGCGCCGCAGGCCGAGGGCGCCGCCAGGCCCCAGGGCTCGGAGTTGAGTCTCTTGAGCAACTTGCGCGGAGGCGCCGCCGCCCTCCTCTCCCCCTGCGGGCGGGCGTCGGACCGAGGCGGCGCGGAGAAACTGAAGACTCCTTCTCCGGACGGAGACGAGGTCGCGATCTCCACGTCCGACGGGGACATGCAGGCGCGGGGCTCGGCGTCGGCCCCGCCCGGGGACGGGGGCGAGTTGAGGTACTGCCTGGTCTTTTTGGTGCCGGAAGGAGACGTGTCGCTGGTGATGATGATGACCTCCTTGCCTTTGGCCCTGCAGGCCTCCAGAAGGACCCGCAGGGTGTCCCGCTGGCCCCCGTCCAGGGCCCTGGTGAGGGCGGAGCGGCCCGAGTGGTCTTTGAGGCTGGGGTCGGCGCCGCCGGCCAGCAAGACGGCCACGGCCTCCTCGCCGGCTCGCCGGGCGCAGGCGTGCATCAGCGCCGTCCGCCCGCCCTTGTCCGGGATGTTGGCGTCGGCGCCCCTCTCCAGCAGGTAGCGCAGCATGCGCACGCGCGTTCCTGGGTCCTCGTAGTCGGCGAGGCAGGCGGCCGCCAGCGGCGTGCGACCCAGCTGGTCTCCCTCGTTGATGTAGGCGCCGCCCTCCAGCAACAGACGGCTCAGCCTCAGCTTCCCCTGGAAGACGGCCTTCAGGAGGGCGTTTCCCTCCATCTGAGGTGGGGCGCCGCCGCCGTCTCCCATGGCCGCCCGCTTCTTCTCAGGGTGTCGCCAGACCTGCGAGAGGGGCCCGGCCGGAGGAGTCGTTATCGGCCGACGGACGACATCGCCGCGAGAATGATGATGAAACCGCGACGCGTTCGGCCCGCCCACGCGAAGACCGCGGATAACGAGCGCGGCTTTCGCGTTTGCCGTCGCCGGAATGCCGCGCCTCGacgtgatgatgatgataggGAAAAAAGGAGGGTTTTTGCCTACCGCCGCACCGCAGAAtcctcatcatcttcatcgacaTTAGAAGGCGCGTTGAGCTTCCTCTTCCTCAGCGAGCAGTTTTTAACCCTTCGCCGGGTGCCTCCGAGTCACGCGGCCGCATTAGCGTCGGCGCGCACGGCGAGGTATGCCTCCGCCCGTCGCCGCGGAAACTGTCGGCCGCCTCCGCCGAGCGGCCGGTCGACGCCCCGCCCCGCCGACCGTAAAAGGAAAGGCCGCGTTTCCGGCGGAGGCGCACCTGAAACAGACGACGGAAGAGCTTCTGCGCCTTTCTTCCCCCCCCCTCCGCCATTGGCTGAAAGTAGCCTCGGTGTCACGCTCGCGTGACCCGGACTGGGAAAcgctgttgccatagtgacgACGTGAAGGAATCCTGCGGAACGGTCGCCGTAGCGACGGAGAGCGGGCCCGCGCCGTGCACAATGTACGCTCGGCCGACGGAAGGAAAGCCGCTCGTCCGTACTTATTGCTGCCGTAGACATTTCAGATGGATTGACATTAGATTAGAATGACCGTAAAACCCGCCCAGTACAATATAAATGCTATCCTcccaattcagatttttttcccctcatacaACTCGACGTATATTTTTCTACAATAAAAATCGATATATATGTCGGCGTATTGGACTCATTGACATTTTCGCTGATAATTATCATGGGAGTTTAGTTGTCGTTCTTCTTAGAAAAGGTTAGGACTATTATTTTCCTTTCGGCGAACACAATAATTGTGTATTTTTCCACCCACGTGATTAAATGACAAAATGCACGTTGGTCAACAGAAATCGCTGACAATAAGTCAATTCCAATGGCCAATCAAGGAGAAGTGTTATTTGAGATGTCAAAAGCAGAAGCAAATTCA
It includes:
- the LOC130914301 gene encoding ankyrin repeat domain-containing protein 34A-like, translating into MGDGGGAPPQMEGNALLKAVFQGKLRLSRLLLEGGAYINEGDQLGRTPLAAACLADYEDPGTRVRMLRYLLERGADANIPDKGGRTALMHACARRAGEEAVAVLLAGGADPSLKDHSGRSALTRALDGGQRDTLRVLLEACRAKGKEVIIITSDTSPSGTKKTRQYLNSPPSPGGADAEPRACMSPSDVEIATSSPSGEGVFSFSAPPRSDARPQGERRAAAPPRKLLKRLNSEPWGLAAPSACGALPTESVARLSQRMDAAFIGEPARPPTARRHSIETHEPKAAERFGAEFRAPSGRADEVQRRPVPYLWSVERGEISAGPEPSGSERRRVPGSVPGSPEKRRRYDGNDPSGRRPGIPERRGSGTFPLERLSHGRLPCGFLPPLNVKLHRGAADVGEPPSPTRGAHKIRVPVAPASPKRGSDLKCKKKLMRRHSMQTEQMKQLSAFQEKAVESYGD